DNA from Lonchura striata isolate bLonStr1 chromosome 5, bLonStr1.mat, whole genome shotgun sequence:
CTAAATGTTCACTGCTTTTGCACTATCCTCTCAAATGCAGCAACACTGAACTCCACTCGCATAATATCTGGAACACAAAGAGGCGCCAACTTAGAATGACAACTTAGTCTCAGTGTGTTCCACCTTTGTGTTGGAACAAATCCAGCTTTTTTGTGGGAGTTTGTGGGAATATGAGGCAGTATTGCCTTTGGATGGAGTCCAAGGGGATGCAGATAGGACTACTGAGTTTTATGATTCTTTCACATCCATCCCAGGTGCAAGGAAGATCAAAATGAAAGATCAATTCTATGTTGACATCGAACCTAGGCAAAGGAAATGATTTCTTGGGGAAGCAAGTGTGTTCACAGAAAATCAAGAGAAACTTTTCAAGGGAAGTGCTACATTCAGACAGCCCTATTTCACATGTGCTGAGAACCCACGGTTCCCGAGATAGTCACTAGGGACTATGTGCATAAATAGTAACTGACCTCTGTGTCCTGGATCAGTGAAACCCTGTATCCAGTCTGTAAAATCCAGATACAAGATCCTTCTGAAGCACAAAAAAGTACTGAAAATTTAATAAGTTTGGCATTGATTAATTTTTCCACATATATTTCACTACTGGAAACCTACATATACTCACCATACCCTTTAGCAGTCACACTGCACACTATGGCAGAGTGACAGCTGACAAATCTAAAAATCTGGGCAACACTAGGCCTACGAACTATTTGTTTGTAACAATTTGGGAACAAGAGATATAGCAAGTGGGCATCCCTCAGCTGCACTGCAACTCCTTTGGATATTATGCAAACACTATGTTCCAAAATTCAAGTTAATCATTTTTCAAAGTGGCTTGACAATGTCACCAACACAAGCTTCCATTGTACTTTCCAAAACTGAAATCTGCACCCCTGAAATTGCCATCACAAGTTCAGATAATCAATGTATTCCTAGGGTTTTGAGTTCACTTCCAGTTTCTGTATGTTGTTTTTCTTGATAAAAGGGATTCCAGTCTTACCCAAATCAAATTAGACTTTGCCCAAAACTAATGTATATGGAAAatcctgctctgcagaaataatgTCAATAATCTGCATTCAtctcttcctctgcagccctTTGGATTGTCAGTTCTTTCCTCAACCTCCTTATTCTCCCTgcccttcttccttctccacCATCATCTCCCTTTCTGGACTCAAAATATTCTTCCTGATAGTTTGTGAGCATATTATGCTTAAAGTACACAGGTTTAGTGTGACTTGCATGGCCAGTGTATTTGCCGGTGAACGTGTGCCATGGCCAGAAGCAGGTTTCCTGAGCTCAGCAGGGTTTTTTGCTTAGGTGGAAGGGCTTTGGAGCACTGCATCTAGAGATAGCTATGCACCAGATGCAAGGCACTGGCATTACATTTTATGGCAGTAACACAGAGCCAGCTGGGCCCTCAAAAGCTTTCTTCAGTctgtgaggaaaaaatgaaagaggtAATAGTACTAAGAAGTTAGTAATAACTTTAGGCGTTAGTAATACTTCTCTCTAGATaattcatttaaaatacagatttggACAAATTCTGCACTTCAGtctagaaaataaattcagtcaCTATTATAACTCCAGAAGCCAGCCAAGGCTGGAATGCATTGCTGTAGCTGCTGTCCAAGCGGGTATACAGACTCTCTGCCCCAAGGAGCTTTCACAGTCATGACAGACCGCTGGTAAACCAAGGCAGGGAACTGAATCACAGAGAAAAGAGTGTTTCCTTTTCTGCCCCTTTAGAAATAAAGCAGTTAATATTAGCAGATCTGGCTACCGATGTAAAGTCGGAGACCGGTGGTTGAGCAGTAATGAATGCTAGAGGAGAGGAATTCTGCGGAGCTGTCGGCAGAGCCCGGACACAGCACGCCCTTACCAGATGTGCAGGCAGCTGAGCGTCGCGAAGACGATCCCCACAACCAGGGCCATCGGTATGGCGAGGACCAGAGTCAGGACCTTGTAGATCACGTACTTGCTGAGCTCAAACAGAGCGTGGCTGCAGATCCAGACCTTGTCGAAGGAGTGGGTGAGCTCGGGCTCCGCGATCACATCCTCGAAGCCCAGCTGGAACGAGAGAAGGCTCTACCGTGACGGGAGCTGGGGCGTGGGGAGCCCGCAGGGGACCCCACCTCGCGAGTTcccgagccccggccccgcccgcccccggcccggcccggcccggcccgcacCTGCAGGTGGGAGTTCAGCCCGTGAGGGTCGCGGTCCAGCTCGTCCTCCGCGCACTTCTCCGCGTCCGACAGCGCGGGGCCGCCGCTCCGCGGGAAGTTGTCGTCGTCATCCATGAAGATGCGGGTGTCCACTTTCTCCGTCTCCAGCCCCatggcgctgccgccgctgcgcggctccggcccggccctgccccgtccgccgctgccccgccgggccggggcggagcggggcccgggACACGCCCCGGCCGCGCCGGgagccccgccgagccccggcggccgcggggcgggctCGGGCTCGGGCTCGGGCTCGGGGTGGGTGCCTGCCCGCGGCCCTGGCAGCCGCTCGGGGggcgcccggcccgcccggccctcCCGGCCCTCCCGGCCGCGCTGGTTTCCCCGTGCGTCTGCGGTGCCCGGCTGGCCCCGCGCCCCACTGGCTTCGTCAGCGCTTGTGGCATCGCAACAACCGGCAGCAGAAACAGAGCGCGGGGAACTGTGCTCTGGGCCTGCCTGTGGCCCCTTTGCAGCTGTAGGGGAAACAGGGAAAGAAGCGGGGAGGAGAGGGGGTCACCACTGCCCACCCAGGTTCCCGTGTCTGGCCCCACTGGCCCGTCACACTCCAGGGGGATTTACTTGACTCGTGCTGCTTAAActgcctaattttttttttctgaaataaaatactgcaTCGGCCATATTTTCACGCCTTCTTTGGGTTTTAGCTTCAGTCCATACAAATGATTTCCTCTATTTTATTTGAGAACGTGTTTTAAACCTAAAAGTGATCTGTATAAAGCCACGAAACTATTATAATGACCACTAACAGTACCTGATAATACTGATACACAGTGATCTCATGAGCTGCCAGGAGTTCATTCTTGCTGCATTCAATAACCGCACCTGTCAGTCGCAGAGAGAAGTGATGTTACTAATCAATCCTCCGGACCTGTTAAATTAGAGAGGAACTTGCTAATTTTAACTTCCTTTAATTTTCACCACTACATTAAGTTAAGGAGAgctttaacatttaaaaatctcACAAGAAAGTGATATAAAAACAATTATGCAAAATCTGGGTAGGATATCACCTGTTACAATGCTCTTGTTCATACTGCATTGTTCTTGTCAGAAACTTCTGCAGAAAAGCTTTGCATCTCTGTGTAACTCAATGGATATTTTCTCCCATATTAAGTGAGCTTAGTGATACTGATCTCATGTAAATATTTTGCACTAGGTCTAAAAAGCCTGCAAGTAGTTTTACAGTAGGTTCAAAGGCAAACAAAGAAACTGTGATGACTCAAGGCACTGAGTTGCAATACATTGAGTCAAGGCAATGAGCTGCATTTCTACCCTGCTTCCCCTCACCCCTCCTGCAATAAAAACCAAATAGAGTTGAAGTTCAGCTCTACCCTTCAGGGTGCTTCTGTCCAGCAACTGTTATTTTTCTGGCATATTGATATGGGGGCGTGGGTGCAGCCCAAAGACATTCATCGTTTCTGATAGCTGCTTGGGTTAGGCACAGAAATTTGGATTTGGTGCTGCTGAAAAGCaaggaaggagccagcaacACAGGCTCCCAAACTCGCCCCTTAGTTACAGAAGTCAGACCATACTAGTTTGTACCAACTGTTTCCTACTTCTCCCCTCACTAGAAGCATGGATCAGGTGCATGTGCACAACCTGGGACCTGCttttgggcagctctgcccattTCTCAACCCCTCCTGCTGCATCTCACTCAACCCAACCAGCTGGAGCTGTGAGTCTGTAGCTTTATTGCTCAGTTCCAGCTTTGCTAAAAGCTAGGGAGTGGTTCTTCTTGAAAGATCTCCCAAATCACAGTCTGCCACTGCAGAGTGGGCTTGCAGTATCAGCCGCgtctcttaaaaagaaaatagcattttctgtttcatgtCCATATACTTTTTGAAATCTCTTATTGTATTAATTGAGAAAGCACCTTGGAAAAACCAAGAGTTTACCTTTGTTAGTCTCTGAGGATTTGGAATAAAGTGGTGATGCAATTACTCCTGAAAGACTaatatttttcatggaaagcctattttaaagtaataaaagCTCAAGTCTGCATATGACTGAGGACTGAGGTTATTAAAAACCCCTTAAATTATGCTGTTTTCAATAACTTTGGTAGTTATTTTGGAGAATATTTGTATATGATTTATCAAGTGAGGCTGAGAGTAAAGTTGGGGCAGCATCAGGTTATAATCCCTGGCAAATGCACAGAATGAAAGGAGGTAAATACAATGTTCAATAAGGGGAATTTTTCCAGTATCCATGTTCAGGGACACCATGTACACTTTGAAGTACAAAAGTAAGAATAGAGAAAAATGACCATTAACAGGGTGCAAATCTTCTCCAATCTTACATGATATTCTCTAATAACCTttggacagatttttttttttttttaaattctgtgttGGTAAACAGCCAAGGAATTCTATCATGTGACACAAAATTCATATGTTTGTGAGTATTGCCACATTTTGGCCCAGGTGTTGTTCTTTATGTGCTGAACTTCTGCTTGAAGGTAACATCAGCTGTTGAAgaaatatatttccattttccaacCATTACACCTTTTGCTGCTATGTTTTTAACAAGTGAAATGGTGGCATTTTTCATTATTACGAATTCTTTGTATTAGAAGAGTCTCTCAGAATGTAGTGTGGTACAGAGTACACAGCTATTGAACAAATAGTCTCTCCAAAAGCTTCTAATCAAAAGTATAGGCCCAGGGATGAACAATGGATGCAgacatagatgaaaaaaacaaaaaaaaaaaccacaaaaaaaaaaacctaacaagCAAGGCTGTGATAGGCTCAGTAGTTTTGTAACTGTTTTCATGCACAATGTTGGAAAAGGACTTTTATGAACAGTTTTATAGAAGGATTATATTGCATGTTCACTGCAATTCCTCTGAGGTGTGAAGTGCAGCATAAGGGGAAACAGTTCACAGATTTTTGGAGAGTGAAGATCTTGGCAAAAAAGTTTTCATATCTGTCCttgaaaaaaaagttacatttaGACTCTAACTAATGTgtaattttattgaaaaatgtGGTGTCCATTTATTGAAAAATATGGTGTCCATCTATATTTGTTGTATAAGGATGTTCCTGTTTAAACTTTGAGTATTACTTTGATTACTTTGATTATTGTAGCATTTTATAAACAGACACAAACTGTCTTTCTTGACCAGGGCAGGCATGTCATCTTTTGGCAACAGCTTTCACAGTTACACTTAGCATTTGAGAAAGGCCTGTCTTTGCAAGAAGACCATAGACAATGGCCAGTTGGGTCTCATCCATTCTATTTTGCTTGTCAGGATGAGTTCAGCTCTCAGGGTatccttttcctgttttctctcagttttctcttttaagaatatttgtaGTTTAATCTGAAAGTACcatataattattataatacaaaaaacacattttcagagAGATAAATTACAAGGAGAcctattaatttctcttgtAGTTTTATTGAGGTTTTAACAGATGTGTACTTCAAatatgttattttcttttcaatatcAGTATTGAAAATCTTAATGATTTCAGAGGAGCTGtgaaaatcttttattttaccTTCATATCTCTATGACATACCTGGGGAATTCCTGTTGCTGTCATTTCACAGATAGGCAGTATACTGCGATATGAAAGGTCAATGGGCTCTCAATATTTGTTTACATTAGAAATTAGGTGTAAAgccagtggctgcagctgtcCCCGGTTGTGCTGCATGGGTGGAAGGGAGAGGCAGCTGCACAGCTGAGATTTCAAGAAGTGAACCAGGCAGTGTTAGTGGAAAAGTTGCATCTTCTTTTCCTAGTTTTCCTTCTGATAAGTTTATGCCTGGATGTAAATCCATTTGAAGGAAGCAGCTGTAGAGAACTGAGAAATTTGTGTGGCACCCAGGGATATGTGAGATgtgttaaaataaaaccaacccTGAAGGACCTTGCAAATTAAAGATATTGATTAGAAGCTACATGGGAGACTTTTGGAAAAAGTGTGTAAATCATGTGTATCCTACTTTGTCACCGCTGAAGCAGTGACCTTTGACTTGGTCCATTAAAACGATAATGAGATCCTGTGTCTGTGTATGGAAACTCTCTTATGCTCCAttgcttttcttctcatttttttaTCCTGTGGAGTGTAAAATTCACTGTTTTCAGTGGTCAATCAATGCAAACAAGTGTAAGCCATGGataaacatttatatttaatttgctgCTAAATTTAGCCAATTGCTTTTATGAAGATTCATTTTATATGTATTGAGGTGAAAGCTGCTTTGAGTGTCAGAATAGAGTTGACATGATAAATATGTCAAGAAAATGGTTGTGGAAATGATTTTAGGACTTTCTGCATCTTTTTTAGCCAAGCTAAATTAGTGGCAATAGACATGTTTATAGTAG
Protein-coding regions in this window:
- the CAV2 gene encoding caveolin-2, which produces MGLETEKVDTRIFMDDDDNFPRSGGPALSDAEKCAEDELDRDPHGLNSHLQLGFEDVIAEPELTHSFDKVWICSHALFELSKYVIYKVLTLVLAIPMALVVGIVFATLSCLHIWVVVPFVKTCLMVLPSVQTVWKSLTDVFVVPFFQSLGRCFAMVNIRLDQE